Proteins encoded within one genomic window of Couchioplanes caeruleus:
- a CDS encoding superoxide dismutase family protein, whose translation MSFMLRSVLAGSAATVAVLALSPAPATAAPRLVVLHAVGAPNADGAGGAYSYDAERVPAGARVAVWSVSGPKRTRTFLLVHGLKPGQAYGAHLHANACGAAPAAAGPHYQQVPDPVQPSTDPAFANPENEVWLDVHTNAAGSGASASFNKWVFRTPPRSLVLHAEHTHTEPGKAGTAGARLACLNLS comes from the coding sequence ATGAGCTTCATGTTGCGGTCCGTGCTGGCCGGCTCGGCGGCTACCGTGGCGGTCCTGGCCCTGTCGCCCGCCCCAGCCACGGCGGCGCCCCGGCTGGTCGTACTGCATGCAGTCGGCGCTCCCAATGCTGACGGGGCCGGCGGCGCTTACAGCTACGACGCCGAACGCGTGCCGGCCGGCGCCCGCGTAGCCGTGTGGTCCGTCTCCGGACCCAAGCGGACCCGTACGTTCCTGCTCGTCCACGGTCTCAAGCCAGGGCAGGCGTACGGCGCTCACCTGCACGCCAATGCCTGCGGAGCCGCTCCGGCGGCGGCGGGCCCGCACTATCAGCAGGTGCCGGACCCGGTTCAGCCGTCGACTGATCCCGCATTCGCCAACCCGGAGAACGAGGTCTGGTTGGACGTGCACACCAACGCTGCAGGCAGCGGTGCGTCGGCCTCGTTCAACAAGTGGGTGTTCCGCACGCCACCGCGCTCGCTGGTCCTGCACGCCGAGCACACCCACACCGAGCCGGGCAAGGCCGGCACCGCCGGCGCCCGCCTTGCCTGTCTCAATCTAAGCTGA